The Zobellia alginiliquefaciens genome contains a region encoding:
- a CDS encoding tRNA-(ms[2]io[6]A)-hydroxylase codes for MLHLKLATDPRWVNIVEKNLEEILTDHAWCEQKAATNAITIITLNSEYPDLVTDLLLLAQEELVHFQMVHDIIKKRGYTLGRERKDSYVNELYKFMNKGGSRLQSMVDRLLFSAMIEARSCERFKLLSEEIKDPELSKFYRDLMISEAGHYTTFIGFARKYGQDVDVDKRWKELVAFEAEVIKNYGKDETIHG; via the coding sequence ATGCTTCATTTAAAATTAGCTACTGATCCACGTTGGGTTAATATAGTTGAAAAAAACCTAGAGGAAATACTAACGGATCATGCATGGTGTGAACAAAAAGCGGCTACTAACGCCATTACTATAATTACGCTCAATTCTGAATATCCGGATTTAGTCACAGACTTGCTTTTATTGGCGCAAGAAGAATTAGTTCATTTTCAAATGGTCCACGATATTATTAAAAAGCGCGGGTATACGTTAGGTAGGGAGCGCAAGGACAGCTATGTTAACGAGTTGTATAAGTTCATGAACAAAGGAGGAAGTAGACTTCAGTCTATGGTAGATAGACTTTTGTTTTCGGCTATGATCGAAGCCAGGAGCTGTGAACGTTTTAAGCTACTTTCGGAAGAAATAAAAGACCCGGAACTTTCAAAATTTTATCGTGATTTAATGATTAGCGAAGCAGGCCATTACACTACTTTTATTGGTTTTGCTCGTAAATATGGCCAAGATGTTGATGTAGATAAACGTTGGAAAGAGCTGGTAGCGTTCGAAGCAGAAGTGATAAAGAACTACGGAAAGGATGAAACCATACATGGGTAA
- a CDS encoding TIR domain-containing protein, with amino-acid sequence MSSTNNIFAIYSSQDKDVLQYLLPHLQPLAKDFNIAIWSDDAIDGEQPLNPQYSSQLERADVFLFLLSNAFMNSEFIKYDEFKNVIDRYKEGGATVIPILLESCPWDIEFTSDDYNFNFKELQVFRRDEKLVGGWNPTDKVCMQVGFYVRGLLASYSKKIALEESENKGEKKELNKKKEEQIVMNFFGESEVDTKADIEKKQKEEAELKRREEKNKKLREEAEAKELIRREKRQRQKAENQIRIEKEVQARRVVVQDESREREFIKARIAIGEKRHEQVTQPLRDAAWEKVLGETVTTQRIPNRKNGLAKYNYRFSNKNTIEARTIVPESKRAKEEPIIQIVVEEKSSAKIAIPQRETQREKISNETVPVDQTVTRKTNLARHNYQFDRKREVEASEVIQEERSVKEEPKTQIVLKEGRWTVLLKNLREAQWDKKLYERVAVLKTITKKNFTRINYLFGKKVVAEAKSLVQEERQVDKETKIQVPVEEKKPSELVQELKKVLKRTGLALREYQEQSAEGIKHFLKAAKSKVAGKKVEKGRIVEVLNSVTNKTRTTLQKYKVKSATGFSQFFREAKNYIYASKIGSVRAGLLTVALVIFGILIYVIQGDSEKQPITLSEIEEVPVDSELDLNSDSDFTAEVITEKKPENQAAAILKLGIGDTYNGGIIFAFDPLNKTGKIAYMEDKGPMAWKDAMSIHEQLGEGWRLPEIDELRLLYKTIGQGADNEGKFVAELYWSATPFDKHQARLVKFSDGNASYHYNSSGTHRKFRVRAIKDLQL; translated from the coding sequence ATGAGTTCAACGAACAACATTTTTGCGATTTATTCCAGCCAAGATAAAGATGTGCTGCAGTATCTATTGCCTCATTTGCAACCTTTGGCAAAGGACTTCAATATAGCTATTTGGAGTGATGATGCCATTGATGGAGAACAGCCGTTAAATCCACAATATTCTTCACAATTGGAGCGTGCAGATGTATTTCTATTTTTACTCAGCAATGCTTTTATGAATTCGGAATTTATCAAGTATGATGAATTTAAAAATGTTATAGACCGCTATAAAGAGGGTGGGGCCACTGTTATACCTATACTTTTGGAAAGTTGTCCATGGGACATTGAATTCACCTCTGACGATTACAATTTTAACTTTAAGGAACTACAAGTCTTCCGTAGAGATGAAAAACTAGTAGGCGGTTGGAACCCAACGGATAAAGTTTGTATGCAAGTGGGCTTTTATGTTCGCGGTTTACTTGCATCATATTCTAAAAAAATTGCTTTGGAGGAATCCGAAAACAAGGGAGAGAAGAAGGAGCTGAATAAAAAGAAGGAAGAGCAAATTGTAATGAATTTTTTCGGAGAAAGCGAGGTTGATACTAAAGCCGATATCGAGAAAAAACAGAAAGAAGAAGCTGAATTAAAAAGGAGAGAGGAAAAAAATAAAAAACTTAGAGAAGAGGCCGAAGCTAAAGAATTAATTAGAAGAGAGAAAAGGCAAAGACAGAAAGCGGAAAACCAAATACGAATTGAAAAAGAGGTCCAGGCGAGAAGAGTAGTAGTTCAAGACGAAAGCCGAGAAAGAGAATTTATAAAAGCTCGTATAGCAATAGGTGAGAAAAGGCACGAACAAGTAACACAACCGCTAAGAGACGCGGCATGGGAAAAAGTATTAGGGGAGACAGTTACGACCCAAAGAATACCGAATAGAAAAAACGGCCTTGCAAAATATAATTATCGATTCAGTAATAAGAACACGATAGAGGCTCGAACTATAGTTCCGGAAAGTAAGCGTGCCAAAGAAGAACCTATAATCCAAATAGTAGTAGAGGAGAAAAGTAGCGCAAAAATTGCAATTCCTCAGAGAGAGACGCAACGGGAAAAGATATCAAATGAAACAGTTCCGGTAGATCAAACCGTAACTAGAAAAACTAATCTAGCAAGACATAACTACCAATTTGACAGAAAAAGGGAGGTCGAAGCTTCTGAAGTTATTCAAGAAGAAAGGTCGGTCAAAGAAGAACCAAAGACCCAAATAGTCTTAAAGGAGGGAAGATGGACTGTACTTTTGAAAAACTTACGAGAGGCGCAATGGGACAAGAAACTATATGAACGGGTCGCAGTCCTCAAAACAATTACGAAAAAGAACTTTACAAGAATTAATTATCTATTTGGTAAAAAAGTAGTTGCTGAGGCCAAAAGTTTGGTTCAAGAAGAAAGGCAGGTAGATAAAGAAACGAAAATTCAGGTTCCTGTAGAGGAGAAAAAACCTAGCGAATTAGTTCAGGAACTGAAAAAAGTCCTAAAAAGAACTGGGTTGGCTTTGCGAGAATATCAAGAGCAAAGCGCAGAAGGGATTAAACACTTTTTAAAAGCAGCAAAATCCAAAGTAGCAGGAAAGAAGGTTGAAAAGGGGAGAATAGTTGAGGTGTTAAACAGCGTCACAAATAAAACTCGAACCACTTTACAAAAATATAAAGTCAAATCAGCTACAGGATTCAGTCAATTTTTTAGGGAAGCCAAGAATTATATATATGCAAGTAAGATAGGAAGCGTTCGTGCTGGCCTCTTAACGGTAGCACTAGTTATTTTTGGCATATTGATTTACGTAATTCAAGGAGATTCTGAAAAACAGCCGATTACACTATCGGAAATTGAGGAAGTGCCAGTCGATTCTGAACTTGATTTAAATTCCGATTCTGATTTCACTGCTGAAGTAATTACAGAAAAGAAGCCGGAGAATCAGGCAGCGGCTATCCTAAAACTAGGTATTGGAGATACATATAATGGCGGTATCATTTTTGCCTTTGACCCATTGAACAAAACTGGTAAAATTGCTTATATGGAGGATAAAGGTCCCATGGCATGGAAAGATGCGATGAGTATTCACGAACAATTAGGTGAAGGCTGGCGGTTGCCTGAGATAGATGAATTGCGTCTCCTATATAAAACTATCGGACAGGGTGCGGACAACGAAGGTAAATTCGTAGCCGAGTTGTATTGGAGCGCTACACCTTTTGACAAGCATCAAGCGCGTCTTGTAAAATTCAGTGATGGCAATGCCTCGTATCACTATAACAGCTCAGGAACACATCGGAAATTCCGGGTCAGGGCCATAAAAGATCTTCAGCTATAG
- the mnmE gene encoding tRNA uridine-5-carboxymethylaminomethyl(34) synthesis GTPase MnmE, giving the protein MVPNDNIIALATPSGAGAIAVIRISGETAIDIAATFFKSAYGKDLRKKKSHTISLGHITEDNKILDEVLVSIFKGPNSYTGENVVEISCHGSPYIQQQIIQLFLRNGCRTADAGEFTLRAFLNGKMDLSQAEAVADLIASDNAASHQIAMQQMRGGFSNEIKSLRTELLNFASLIELELDFSEEDVEFADRTQFKELLARIQKVLKGLIDSFAVGNVIKNGIPVAIVGEPNVGKSTLLNAFLNEERALVSDIAGTTRDTIEDEIAIGGIGFRFIDTAGIRETEDVVEGMGIKRTFEKIEQAQVVLLLVDGSKILADEQKLKNIVFDYEKIKNQNPQKPLVLLVNKADTLSDTDKNTISEHLQNVNYLSAKTGEGVEELQDSLLEFVNTGALRNNETIVTNTRHYNSLLKALEEIEKVQFGMEEDLSSDLMAIDVREALYHLGEITGQVTNDELLGNIFANFCIGK; this is encoded by the coding sequence ATGGTCCCAAACGATAATATAATAGCATTGGCAACCCCTTCGGGCGCTGGTGCAATTGCCGTCATTCGTATTTCAGGAGAAACTGCAATAGACATTGCCGCTACTTTTTTCAAATCTGCCTATGGTAAAGATTTAAGAAAAAAGAAGAGCCATACTATTAGTTTAGGTCACATTACAGAAGATAATAAGATTCTGGACGAAGTTTTAGTTTCCATTTTTAAAGGTCCAAATTCGTACACCGGAGAAAATGTAGTTGAGATATCCTGCCATGGCTCCCCTTATATACAGCAGCAGATAATTCAATTATTCCTTAGGAATGGCTGCAGGACCGCAGATGCCGGGGAATTTACACTAAGAGCCTTCTTAAATGGCAAAATGGACTTAAGTCAGGCCGAAGCTGTTGCCGACCTTATTGCCAGTGATAATGCCGCTAGTCATCAAATTGCCATGCAGCAGATGCGTGGTGGGTTCAGTAATGAGATCAAGAGCCTACGAACAGAACTTCTAAATTTTGCTTCGCTCATAGAACTTGAACTCGATTTTTCCGAAGAAGATGTAGAGTTTGCGGACCGTACTCAATTTAAAGAGCTATTGGCACGTATTCAGAAAGTTTTAAAAGGTCTGATCGATTCTTTTGCGGTAGGAAATGTAATTAAAAACGGAATTCCTGTTGCCATTGTAGGCGAACCCAACGTAGGTAAATCTACCCTCCTCAATGCTTTTTTAAACGAAGAACGTGCACTGGTCTCCGACATTGCCGGAACTACCCGAGATACTATTGAAGATGAAATAGCCATTGGTGGTATAGGGTTTCGTTTTATTGACACCGCAGGAATTCGTGAGACCGAAGATGTTGTGGAAGGCATGGGGATAAAACGTACATTCGAAAAAATTGAACAAGCTCAAGTAGTATTGCTTCTAGTTGATGGCTCGAAAATTCTCGCCGATGAACAAAAGCTGAAAAATATTGTTTTTGATTACGAGAAAATTAAGAATCAGAATCCTCAGAAACCTTTGGTACTTCTGGTCAATAAGGCCGATACCCTATCAGACACCGATAAAAATACCATTTCCGAGCATTTACAAAATGTAAATTACCTCTCCGCAAAAACAGGCGAAGGCGTAGAAGAATTACAGGATAGTCTTTTGGAGTTTGTAAACACTGGAGCCCTTCGTAATAACGAAACTATAGTCACCAATACACGGCACTACAATTCCTTGCTAAAAGCGCTGGAAGAAATAGAAAAAGTGCAATTTGGCATGGAAGAAGACCTCTCTAGCGACCTGATGGCCATAGACGTTCGTGAAGCGCTATACCACTTAGGGGAAATCACAGGGCAAGTGACGAATGACGAGTTGTTGGGGAATATATTTGCTAACTTTTGTATCGGGAAGTAA
- a CDS encoding DUF4870 domain-containing protein, which produces MEIINQNKTLEQNNQLLVIAHLSQFLTYITGFGGLVVPLLLWLTSKDSVVGMDEHGKSIINFQLTVLLGTIISVPAILLLGLGILSLIFIGIVAFIIPIVNAVRASNGEKPNTFMTIPFIS; this is translated from the coding sequence ATGGAAATCATTAATCAAAACAAAACATTAGAACAGAATAATCAACTGTTGGTCATTGCCCATTTATCACAATTCTTAACGTACATAACAGGTTTTGGCGGCCTCGTAGTTCCTTTGTTGTTGTGGCTTACCTCTAAAGACAGTGTTGTTGGTATGGACGAGCATGGCAAGTCTATTATAAACTTTCAGTTAACTGTATTACTCGGGACTATTATTAGTGTTCCTGCTATATTACTTTTGGGCCTAGGTATTTTAAGTTTAATTTTTATAGGTATCGTAGCGTTTATAATCCCTATAGTAAATGCAGTAAGAGCAAGTAATGGCGAAAAACCCAATACCTTTATGACTATTCCTTTTATATCTTAA
- the dnaN gene encoding DNA polymerase III subunit beta codes for MKFIVSSTYLLKQLQVLGGVINNSNTLPILDNFLFDLDNNKLTVSASDLETTMSSVLDVDSDNQGTIAVPARLLLETLKTFPEQPLTFVVEDNNTVEISSNHGKYALAYADGAEFPKAVELANPSSTTLLGDILATAIDKTIFAAGNDDLRPVMSGVFFQFSTENLTFVATDAHKLVKYQRTDVTASQVAEFIMPKKPLTLLKGILAGSESDVIIEYNDSNAKFSFENTELICRLIDGKYPNYEAVIPKENPNVLSIARNQFLSSVKRVAIFSNKTTHQIRLKIAGAELNISAEDIDYSNKAEERLTCSYQGDDMQIGFNSRFLTEMLNNLTSDDVSLEMSLPNRAGILTPIDGLDEGENVTMLVMPVMLNS; via the coding sequence ATGAAATTCATAGTATCCAGCACCTATCTCTTAAAGCAGTTACAAGTTTTAGGCGGTGTTATCAATAACAGTAACACCTTACCTATTCTAGACAATTTTTTATTCGATCTAGATAACAACAAATTAACGGTCTCCGCTTCTGATCTTGAAACTACAATGAGCTCGGTATTAGATGTTGATTCGGACAACCAAGGAACCATTGCCGTTCCCGCTCGTTTGTTGTTGGAGACGCTAAAGACTTTTCCTGAACAACCGCTAACTTTTGTTGTAGAAGACAATAACACCGTAGAAATAAGCTCTAATCACGGTAAATACGCATTGGCATACGCTGATGGTGCTGAATTCCCAAAAGCAGTTGAACTGGCCAACCCTAGCTCCACTACCCTTCTTGGCGATATTTTAGCAACTGCTATTGACAAAACCATATTTGCTGCAGGTAACGATGACCTTAGACCGGTAATGAGCGGCGTTTTCTTTCAGTTCTCTACGGAGAATTTAACTTTTGTCGCTACAGATGCCCACAAATTGGTAAAATACCAAAGAACGGATGTTACGGCTTCACAGGTTGCGGAATTCATTATGCCTAAAAAACCCTTGACGCTGTTAAAAGGAATTTTGGCCGGTAGCGAATCGGATGTTATAATTGAATATAATGATAGTAATGCCAAATTCAGCTTTGAGAATACAGAGCTTATTTGTCGTCTAATCGATGGAAAATATCCTAATTACGAAGCCGTAATTCCTAAAGAAAACCCTAATGTACTTTCTATCGCCAGAAATCAATTTTTGAGTTCTGTAAAAAGGGTGGCTATTTTCTCCAATAAAACTACCCACCAGATACGACTTAAAATTGCTGGCGCAGAACTGAATATTTCTGCCGAGGATATTGATTACAGTAACAAAGCGGAAGAACGCTTAACTTGTTCTTATCAGGGAGACGATATGCAAATAGGTTTTAACTCTCGTTTCTTAACAGAAATGCTGAACAACCTTACTTCTGATGATGTATCATTAGAAATGAGCTTACCGAACAGAGCAGGTATCCTAACGCCTATTGACGGTCTTGATGAAGGAGAAAACGTAACTATGCTAGTAATGCCGGTGATGCTGAACAGCTAG
- the gldG gene encoding gliding motility-associated ABC transporter substrate-binding protein GldG translates to MKKNLIPIVSALAILIVLNFISGWVYTRFDLTEDHRYTLSEEALQTVESFDQPVIVDVILDGNLPPEFIKLQTETRQLLEEFASKNSNIKFSFINPLEDASQIDGTITDLQALGLTPAQITVEENGKTSQEIVFPWAMVNYNNKTVKIPLLKNKLGATTEERVNNSVQHLEYAFTHAFAKISITEKKQIAVLKGNGELDDIHLADFLTSIKDYYNIGAITLDSVATNPQNTLDQLKNYDLALIAKPTEPFTDAEKYVLDQYIVSGGKSMWLIDQVDMELDSLFNENGAAMALPRDLNLNDFFFKYGVRVNPNLVNDMYFTQIVLASGEGNASEYNPVPWYYNPMVFSKNDHPINNNLEAIRFQFANSIDTLANTYTKTVLLSSSPLSKLDGTPKQISLDLINTPPKKELYNKGNNPLAVLVSGKFTSAFANRIKPISLKGALDKGEKNQILVVSDGDIIRNQIRNNRPLELGYDKWTNNYYGNKEFLINALNFLLDEKGLINIRNKKVAVPFLDDQKMTDQKTKWQLINIGLPVGLTLLFGAIFSYFRRRKYGA, encoded by the coding sequence ATGAAGAAAAATCTAATTCCAATAGTTTCGGCTTTAGCGATTCTAATCGTATTGAATTTTATTTCCGGTTGGGTGTATACGCGCTTTGACCTTACGGAAGACCACAGGTACACCTTATCCGAAGAAGCCCTACAAACTGTTGAATCTTTTGACCAACCTGTTATTGTTGATGTGATTTTAGATGGAAACCTTCCTCCTGAATTCATAAAACTACAGACCGAGACGCGCCAGCTACTGGAGGAATTTGCATCAAAGAACAGTAATATAAAATTCAGTTTTATAAATCCGTTGGAGGACGCCTCACAAATTGATGGCACCATAACAGATTTGCAAGCATTAGGACTGACTCCCGCTCAAATTACAGTTGAAGAAAATGGAAAGACTTCACAAGAAATTGTTTTCCCATGGGCCATGGTCAACTACAACAATAAGACCGTTAAGATTCCCCTGTTAAAAAACAAACTGGGCGCTACCACCGAAGAACGAGTCAACAATTCCGTTCAACATTTAGAATATGCTTTTACGCATGCTTTTGCTAAAATAAGCATAACTGAAAAAAAACAGATTGCAGTACTAAAAGGTAATGGTGAGTTAGATGACATTCACTTGGCGGATTTCTTGACCTCCATAAAAGACTACTATAATATTGGTGCTATTACTTTAGATTCGGTAGCTACCAATCCTCAAAACACACTAGACCAGCTTAAAAACTACGATTTGGCGCTAATAGCCAAACCCACAGAGCCGTTCACGGATGCCGAGAAATATGTGTTGGACCAATATATAGTGAGCGGAGGAAAATCTATGTGGCTCATTGACCAGGTAGATATGGAATTGGATAGCCTTTTTAACGAAAATGGAGCGGCCATGGCATTGCCAAGGGATTTAAACCTGAATGATTTCTTTTTTAAATATGGCGTTCGAGTGAATCCCAATTTGGTAAACGACATGTATTTTACCCAAATTGTCCTAGCTTCGGGGGAAGGTAACGCTTCCGAATACAATCCCGTGCCATGGTATTACAATCCTATGGTTTTTTCAAAAAATGACCATCCGATCAACAATAACCTAGAAGCTATTCGCTTTCAATTTGCCAATTCTATAGACACTTTAGCCAATACCTATACAAAAACGGTACTTCTATCAAGCTCACCCTTATCTAAATTGGACGGCACACCAAAACAAATTAGCCTAGACCTTATTAACACACCTCCCAAAAAAGAGCTGTACAACAAAGGAAATAATCCGCTGGCCGTTCTGGTATCGGGAAAATTCACCTCGGCCTTCGCAAATAGAATCAAACCAATTTCTTTAAAAGGGGCTTTGGACAAAGGTGAAAAGAACCAAATTTTGGTGGTTTCCGATGGCGATATTATCCGGAATCAAATACGGAACAACCGGCCGTTAGAATTAGGCTATGATAAATGGACAAACAACTATTACGGCAATAAAGAATTTTTAATAAATGCGTTGAATTTCCTTTTAGACGAAAAAGGACTTATAAACATTAGAAATAAAAAAGTTGCGGTACCCTTTCTGGATGACCAAAAGATGACAGACCAAAAAACTAAATGGCAACTAATAAATATTGGCCTTCCCGTGGGGTTGACACTTCTTTTTGGAGCAATTTTCAGCTATTTTAGAAGGCGTAAATACGGGGCCTAG
- the gldF gene encoding gliding motility-associated ABC transporter permease subunit GldF, which yields MLAIFKREIQSFFTSPIGYLVIGLFLVLNGLFLWVFKGPFNIFDYGFADLSNFFLLAPWVFLFLIPAITMKSFSEEKKLGTLELLFIKPISIWETVLGKFFGTFALGLIALVPTLLYVYSISQLGTTNGNLDTGLVLGSYFGTLFLMSCYTAIGLLASTLSENQIVAFIVGIILCFLFYYGFEGLATLFEGETLVFIEKLGMKHHFESIARGVLDTRDLVYFITLTIFFLFLTVIQLKNTNR from the coding sequence ATGCTTGCCATTTTTAAACGTGAAATACAATCGTTCTTTACATCGCCCATAGGGTATTTGGTCATCGGGCTTTTTCTTGTACTGAACGGATTGTTCCTTTGGGTATTCAAAGGCCCTTTTAATATTTTTGATTACGGCTTTGCCGATCTAAGCAACTTTTTTCTCCTAGCGCCTTGGGTATTTCTTTTTCTGATACCCGCTATAACCATGAAAAGTTTCTCTGAAGAAAAAAAATTAGGGACTTTAGAGCTGCTTTTTATTAAACCCATTTCAATTTGGGAAACGGTTCTTGGAAAATTCTTCGGAACTTTCGCTTTAGGACTTATAGCTCTTGTACCCACGCTTCTCTACGTTTATAGCATTTCGCAATTGGGTACCACAAACGGCAACTTAGATACCGGACTGGTTCTAGGCTCTTATTTTGGTACCTTATTTTTAATGAGTTGTTATACGGCAATAGGTTTATTGGCTTCAACCTTATCAGAAAATCAGATTGTCGCTTTTATAGTAGGAATAATTTTATGCTTCCTTTTTTATTATGGATTTGAAGGTCTTGCCACTCTTTTTGAAGGAGAAACATTAGTGTTCATTGAAAAATTAGGGATGAAACACCATTTTGAAAGTATAGCAAGAGGCGTTTTAGATACACGAGATTTAGTATATTTTATCACTTTAACCATTTTCTTTCTTTTTCTAACCGTTATACAACTTAAAAACACGAACCGGTGA
- a CDS encoding SAM hydrolase/SAM-dependent halogenase family protein, translated as MNPIITLTTDFGLKDYFVGTLKGTIYKELNDARIVDISHNISPFNIQECAYILENSYKHFPEGTIHIVGVDSEPTPENQHVAVLVNGHYFISANNGVIGLITSEIKPEKVVELNIPNPSHGSFPVLDVFVQVACHIARGGTLEVVGRSFDQLKDLREFSPTVTDNGSKIIGSVVYIDNYGNVVTNISKNFFEAYRKGRDFEITARTTKFTKIHNKYSDIINFDLEKSQRKGAGDRLALFNSANYIQLAIYKSDLNTVGGASTLLGLDFRDTITITFS; from the coding sequence ATGAATCCGATTATAACGCTAACCACAGATTTTGGTCTTAAAGACTATTTTGTAGGCACCCTTAAGGGAACCATATATAAGGAACTTAACGATGCCAGAATAGTTGATATCTCCCATAACATAAGTCCGTTCAACATTCAAGAATGTGCCTATATCCTAGAAAATTCATACAAGCATTTTCCCGAGGGCACTATACACATTGTTGGGGTGGACTCAGAACCCACACCAGAGAACCAGCATGTGGCAGTATTGGTAAACGGCCATTATTTCATAAGCGCCAACAATGGAGTTATTGGTCTTATTACCAGTGAAATAAAACCTGAAAAGGTAGTGGAATTAAATATTCCCAATCCTAGTCACGGTTCTTTTCCCGTATTGGACGTGTTCGTTCAGGTTGCCTGCCATATAGCTCGGGGCGGCACTTTAGAGGTGGTAGGAAGATCATTTGACCAGCTTAAAGATTTAAGGGAGTTCTCACCTACCGTTACTGATAATGGAAGTAAAATAATTGGCAGCGTTGTTTACATTGATAATTATGGAAACGTGGTAACCAATATTAGTAAGAACTTTTTTGAAGCCTACCGTAAGGGGAGGGATTTTGAGATTACCGCGCGGACTACCAAGTTCACCAAGATTCATAATAAGTACAGCGACATCATCAACTTTGACCTTGAGAAAAGTCAGCGTAAAGGTGCTGGAGACCGGTTAGCACTCTTTAATAGCGCCAATTACATTCAGCTTGCTATTTATAAAAGCGACCTGAATACAGTTGGCGGAGCCTCTACCCTTCTTGGTCTTGATTTTAGAGACACCATTACCATTACTTTCTCATAA
- a CDS encoding PhoH family protein: MNELILELTEISPREFFGQQNENIDLLKKYFPKLKIVARGSKIKVYGDEELLEEFERRFDMLTVHFGKYNKLDENIIERVLTSNTSSDYESPANSGETLVHGVNGRLIKPQTVNQRKLVDAAKKNDMVFAIGPAGTGKTYTGVALAVKALKEKQVRRIILTRPAVEAGENLGFLPGDLKEKLDPYMQPLYDGLRDMIPAEKLAHLIENDIIQIAPLAFMRGRTLDNAFVILDEAQNTTHAQMKMFLTRMGKNAKFLITGDPGQIDLPRRVISGLKEALLILKNTQGIEIVYLDDKDVIRHKLVKKVIDAYKNIEHQN; this comes from the coding sequence TTGAACGAACTTATATTAGAACTTACCGAGATAAGCCCAAGAGAATTTTTTGGGCAACAAAATGAAAATATTGACTTGCTTAAAAAGTATTTTCCAAAGTTGAAAATAGTAGCTAGGGGAAGCAAAATAAAAGTCTACGGCGATGAAGAACTCCTTGAGGAATTTGAACGGCGTTTTGATATGCTTACGGTGCACTTTGGCAAATACAATAAACTGGACGAAAATATAATCGAAAGGGTACTAACCAGTAATACGTCTTCAGATTATGAATCGCCGGCAAATAGTGGCGAAACATTGGTGCACGGTGTTAATGGTAGGCTTATAAAGCCACAAACCGTAAACCAGCGAAAGTTAGTTGATGCGGCCAAGAAAAACGATATGGTTTTTGCTATAGGGCCTGCGGGTACCGGTAAAACCTATACGGGGGTTGCACTTGCTGTTAAAGCACTGAAAGAAAAGCAGGTAAGGCGTATTATCTTAACTAGACCTGCAGTAGAGGCTGGCGAGAATCTTGGCTTTTTACCGGGAGATTTAAAAGAGAAATTAGACCCGTATATGCAACCTTTGTATGACGGCCTAAGAGATATGATTCCCGCTGAAAAATTGGCACATTTAATAGAGAACGACATCATACAAATTGCACCTTTGGCTTTTATGCGTGGACGTACGTTGGATAATGCTTTTGTTATTTTGGACGAGGCACAGAATACCACGCATGCGCAGATGAAAATGTTTCTTACCCGTATGGGGAAAAATGCCAAATTCTTAATTACGGGAGACCCTGGTCAGATAGATTTACCAAGAAGGGTGATTTCAGGTCTTAAGGAAGCGCTTTTGATTCTTAAGAACACCCAAGGTATTGAAATCGTTTATCTAGATGATAAAGATGTTATCCGTCATAAACTTGTGAAAAAAGTTATTGATGCTTACAAGAATATAGAGCACCAGAATTAA